The Bacteroidales bacterium genome window below encodes:
- a CDS encoding C25 family cysteine peptidase, with translation MKRYLYLFFAICMLSMHAFAQQKKFFFTQGEINNIEVNSISDYSFEATFRLANFELSSVTVNQRSFTLLSADGFTLSYDVGKPMLPTFNKLIEIPGNASFYIEIVEHQFQEFNLNDSGFTGKLFPSQPSWCKCTSPDERIFAYDSLFYQKDEWFSYPLIHVEDEGFVRGVNIGTLIISPFQYNPKRNSLRITTSIQFIVHFEISSTELQQYSERKNNLYSPAWKGYFKELINYDDKSMNKDVISKYPIKFVIVADRMFQSALQPFIQWKKEKGFTVIEAYTDMPSVGNTATSIKNYLQNLYNAGNSNDPAPTYVLLVGDVEQIPNFSSQSSGTHVTDLYFACYDGSSDYLPDVYYGRFSAQNVNQLIPQIEKTLMYEKYTLPSKNYLDTVVMVAGVDATYSQVYANGQINYGTTYYFEPGHGIYSHTYLYPTSNQPWVDADMVNKIGKGVGFANYTAHCSSSGWADPVFSSSQVASLPQNYKFGLLVGNCCQSNKFEENSCFGETLLRAQGKGAVGYIGASDYSYWDEDYFWAVGYTTNIVEYPTYNGTGLGAYDRTFHDHGEPYNEWFVTNGQMIMAGNLAVQASNSTRKKYYWEIYHLMGDPSVMTYYSKPESLYVSYATPIMIDQSQLTVQTEPYTLVAISQNGILLDSKYSLHQNTVTLTFSPLSTNDSVLIVATKQNKIPYIKKEPVQEILFNLDAKLHSIIEPHSYYPCFNQAITPKVVIQNKGISTLNQLTISYTIDGVPYQNYVWTGSLQSQQKDTVFLSPFTLQQNSHEVCFYVSSPNNGTDQNLSNDTICVEYFAENATIVADFTYNPNSICYSPATIQFTNQSLHAFEYVWDFGDGQISHDPNPTHIYQLPGDYNVTLTASASVCGQDQKTLEIIIGASNPIVNDTAHCGPTSFVLTANGSNLIWYDSTLTNILAEGDTFVTPLLTTSTTYYVLNQNIYNYTGGKPDNSGPGGYYTSTNEHCLIFNCYEPVTLKTVKVYAGSSGNRTIKLKDSQGNTLTSTTVNIPSGEQIITLNMNIPVGNNLQLCGPAAPNLYRNGSTTGPDLPYPYQIDSVISIIRSTASNYELKYYYYFYNWNVEKICSSNFVPIHVNIDYSPEPSFTYEVHGDTVIFTNTSIGNGQYTWHFGDGTSSNEISPVHVYSSYGVYTVTLIQQNSCGIDSISMDVIIYSGISNFNPNIPCIIYPNPVSDQLHIYFQNSINGLILIRDLTGKIIYLSTIEQKHMTIPVNSWNEGLYLIHVQSENSAIIPFTKISQR, from the coding sequence ATGAAACGCTATCTGTATTTGTTTTTTGCCATATGCATGCTTTCGATGCATGCTTTTGCCCAGCAAAAAAAGTTTTTCTTTACTCAGGGCGAAATCAACAATATTGAAGTCAACTCTATTTCTGATTATTCGTTCGAAGCCACTTTTCGCCTAGCAAATTTTGAATTAAGCTCCGTTACTGTTAATCAACGTTCATTTACACTCCTTTCCGCGGATGGTTTTACGTTAAGCTATGATGTAGGGAAACCCATGCTTCCCACTTTTAATAAACTTATTGAAATTCCTGGTAATGCTTCTTTTTACATTGAAATAGTAGAACATCAATTTCAGGAATTCAACTTAAACGACTCAGGATTTACTGGAAAACTTTTCCCCTCTCAACCATCGTGGTGCAAATGCACTTCCCCGGATGAAAGAATTTTTGCCTATGACTCACTCTTCTATCAAAAAGACGAATGGTTCTCATATCCTTTAATTCATGTGGAAGATGAAGGATTCGTACGAGGTGTAAACATCGGAACACTGATAATTTCTCCATTTCAATATAACCCTAAAAGAAATTCTTTACGAATAACCACTTCTATTCAATTTATTGTGCATTTTGAAATTTCTTCAACTGAACTCCAACAGTACAGCGAAAGAAAAAACAATCTATACAGTCCTGCATGGAAAGGATATTTTAAAGAACTCATTAACTATGATGATAAATCAATGAACAAGGATGTGATATCGAAATATCCTATCAAATTTGTCATTGTAGCTGATAGAATGTTCCAATCTGCTTTGCAACCTTTTATTCAATGGAAAAAAGAAAAGGGATTTACAGTGATTGAAGCTTACACAGACATGCCTTCAGTTGGAAATACTGCTACGAGCATTAAAAATTATCTTCAAAATCTATATAACGCAGGCAATTCGAACGACCCTGCTCCTACTTATGTGCTTCTAGTAGGAGATGTCGAACAAATCCCCAATTTTAGTAGTCAATCTTCTGGCACCCATGTAACCGATCTTTATTTTGCTTGTTATGATGGTTCTTCTGATTATCTTCCAGATGTCTATTATGGAAGATTTAGCGCACAAAACGTTAACCAACTTATCCCTCAAATTGAAAAAACTTTGATGTATGAAAAATACACTCTTCCATCAAAAAATTATCTCGACACAGTCGTCATGGTGGCAGGTGTAGATGCAACCTATTCACAAGTATATGCTAACGGACAAATCAACTATGGAACAACCTACTACTTTGAACCTGGTCACGGGATATATTCTCATACTTACTTATACCCTACCAGTAATCAGCCGTGGGTTGATGCTGATATGGTAAACAAAATTGGGAAAGGAGTTGGGTTTGCTAATTATACTGCTCATTGTAGTTCAAGTGGATGGGCAGATCCGGTTTTTTCATCATCGCAGGTTGCCTCGCTACCTCAAAATTACAAGTTTGGTTTGCTTGTTGGAAACTGTTGTCAGTCCAATAAATTTGAAGAAAATTCCTGTTTTGGTGAAACTCTTCTTCGTGCTCAGGGAAAAGGAGCCGTGGGTTATATAGGAGCATCAGATTACAGCTACTGGGATGAAGACTACTTTTGGGCTGTCGGCTATACAACCAACATTGTAGAATACCCCACATACAATGGAACGGGATTGGGAGCTTATGATCGGACTTTCCATGATCATGGAGAGCCTTATAACGAATGGTTTGTAACAAATGGCCAAATGATCATGGCCGGTAATTTAGCAGTTCAAGCCTCCAATTCAACACGAAAAAAATATTACTGGGAGATTTATCATCTCATGGGAGATCCTTCTGTCATGACTTATTATTCCAAACCCGAATCTTTATATGTATCATATGCTACCCCCATCATGATTGATCAAAGTCAACTGACTGTACAAACAGAACCTTATACGTTAGTTGCTATCTCTCAAAATGGAATTTTGCTTGATAGTAAGTATTCGCTACATCAAAACACAGTAACTCTTACTTTTTCACCCCTATCTACTAACGATTCTGTCTTAATCGTGGCTACTAAGCAAAACAAAATCCCTTACATAAAAAAAGAACCAGTTCAAGAAATTCTTTTTAACCTTGACGCCAAACTTCATTCCATTATTGAACCTCACTCTTATTATCCATGTTTTAATCAGGCTATTACACCCAAGGTTGTTATTCAAAATAAAGGTATTTCTACTCTCAACCAACTCACCATTTCGTACACCATTGATGGTGTTCCATATCAAAATTATGTATGGACAGGAAGTTTACAAAGCCAACAAAAGGACACAGTTTTCCTTTCACCATTCACTCTTCAACAAAATAGTCATGAAGTCTGTTTCTATGTGAGCTCACCTAATAATGGAACTGATCAGAATTTATCCAACGACACCATATGTGTGGAATATTTTGCTGAAAATGCAACAATAGTTGCCGATTTTACTTACAATCCTAACTCTATTTGCTATAGTCCAGCTACCATTCAATTTACCAATCAAAGTCTGCACGCCTTTGAATATGTATGGGATTTTGGTGATGGGCAAATTTCCCATGATCCCAACCCAACACATATTTATCAACTTCCAGGAGATTATAACGTAACACTTACAGCTTCGGCAAGTGTATGTGGACAAGACCAAAAAACCCTTGAAATCATTATCGGTGCAAGTAACCCAATTGTCAATGATACGGCTCACTGTGGCCCCACTTCTTTTGTTCTTACTGCAAATGGTTCGAATCTTATTTGGTACGATTCAACATTGACAAACATATTAGCTGAAGGAGACACTTTTGTAACCCCTTTGCTAACCACTTCAACCACATACTACGTCCTAAATCAAAATATTTATAATTACACAGGAGGTAAACCTGACAATAGTGGACCAGGTGGGTACTACACGAGCACTAACGAGCACTGCCTCATCTTCAATTGCTATGAACCTGTAACACTTAAAACCGTGAAGGTTTATGCTGGATCTAGTGGTAATCGAACCATCAAACTGAAAGATAGTCAAGGAAATACCCTTACATCCACCACAGTAAATATTCCGTCCGGCGAACAAATTATCACGTTGAATATGAATATTCCCGTGGGTAATAACTTGCAGCTTTGTGGACCTGCTGCTCCAAATCTTTACCGAAATGGTTCAACCACTGGTCCTGATTTACCTTATCCATACCAAATCGACAGTGTTATTTCAATTATAAGGAGCACTGCTTCAAATTATGAACTTAAATACTATTATTATTTTTATAACTGGAATGTTGAAAAAATTTGTTCCAGTAATTTCGTTCCTATACACGTCAATATTGATTATTCTCCTGAACCATCTTTTACCTATGAGGTTCATGGTGATACGGTAATATTTACGAATACCAGTATTGGCAATGGCCAATACACATGGCATTTCGGTGACGGAACTTCATCCAATGAAATTAGCCCTGTCCATGTGTATTCTTCCTACGGAGTCTACACTGTTACGTTGATTCAGCAGAACAGTTGTGGTATTGATAGTATCTCCATGGATGTGATAATTTACAGCGGCATTTCTAACTTTAATCCTAACATTCCTTGTATTATCTACCCTAATCCTGTTTCGGATCAACTTCATATTTACTTTCAAAACAGCATCAATGGTTTAATACTTATCAGAGACTTGACAGGAAAAATTATCTATCTTTCTACTATTGAACAAAAGCATATGACCATTCCTGTCAATTCATGGAATGAAGGATTGTATTTAATTCACGTTCAATCTGAAAACTCTGCTATTATACCATTTACTAAAATTAGTCAACGATGA
- a CDS encoding WbuC family cupin fold metalloprotein, producing MILIDQELLQTISTQAKQSAEKKYHYVLSDKASNRIYQALIGFEPGAYIAPHKHPDNVISETLILLRGEAILIVFSENGQIENKHLLSQENNVFGLVVNPQKFHTIIPLKVSTVLMEIKERKDISDNDERIHASWAPLSTEKDKVKQWLENLLHHLNIIFPEIY from the coding sequence ATGATACTTATCGATCAAGAACTTTTGCAAACCATTTCAACGCAAGCAAAGCAATCGGCTGAGAAAAAGTACCATTATGTTCTTTCAGATAAGGCAAGTAACCGTATTTATCAAGCTCTTATCGGCTTTGAACCAGGAGCATACATAGCACCACACAAACATCCTGACAATGTTATTTCTGAAACATTGATTCTTTTGAGAGGTGAAGCCATTCTAATAGTTTTTTCAGAAAACGGACAAATTGAAAATAAACACCTCCTTTCTCAAGAAAATAATGTTTTTGGACTTGTGGTTAATCCTCAAAAGTTTCACACTATTATCCCTCTAAAGGTGAGTACTGTTCTTATGGAGATAAAAGAACGCAAAGATATCAGTGATAATGACGAAAGAATTCATGCTTCATGGGCTCCACTTTCAACTGAAAAAGATAAAGTTAAGCAATGGCTAGAAAACCTATTGCATCACCTAAATATTATTTTTCCAGAGATTTACTGA
- a CDS encoding class I mannose-6-phosphate isomerase, whose amino-acid sequence MYELYPLKLAPLFFEKPWGGRNIAKYYPSYQVPIKCGEAWLVSAIEGKSNLIINGHLQGNELSELIEVYMEDLIGEKNFIDFGEQMPVLIKMIDTASPLSIQVHPDDVYAQQLRNYRWGKNEMWYILQAGPSSFILNGFSNLFSEQYLQEYIGDHRFPEMLNKIYPKSGDMFFVRARKVHAIGPEITLIEIQQPSDITFRIYDWDRKDEHGSPRELHLEEALMTINVQDTDHGLLQPHKKSEEIEKIFHSHFFNVNKILLPASKVLARNYLGLDSFVVWVVVKGMISFQYQDMIDHLHTGEILLIPASLDEISFYSKQGSEILEIYRSYEES is encoded by the coding sequence ATGTATGAATTATATCCTCTTAAACTAGCCCCCCTCTTTTTTGAAAAACCATGGGGTGGACGTAACATAGCAAAATACTATCCAAGTTACCAAGTTCCTATCAAATGCGGTGAAGCTTGGCTGGTTTCTGCTATCGAAGGTAAGAGTAATTTAATCATCAATGGTCATCTCCAGGGAAACGAGCTGAGTGAATTGATTGAAGTATACATGGAAGACCTCATTGGTGAGAAAAATTTTATCGACTTTGGCGAACAAATGCCCGTACTGATAAAGATGATTGATACTGCTAGCCCATTATCTATTCAGGTTCATCCAGACGACGTGTACGCACAACAACTTCGCAATTATCGTTGGGGTAAAAATGAAATGTGGTATATTCTTCAGGCAGGCCCTTCTTCTTTCATATTAAATGGTTTTTCTAACTTATTTTCCGAACAATACTTACAAGAATACATTGGCGATCATCGATTTCCTGAAATGCTTAATAAGATTTATCCAAAATCAGGTGATATGTTTTTTGTTAGAGCCAGAAAAGTTCACGCTATTGGTCCGGAAATTACTTTAATTGAAATTCAACAACCGTCAGATATTACCTTCAGAATATATGATTGGGACAGAAAAGACGAACATGGCAGTCCACGTGAATTACATCTTGAAGAGGCTCTTATGACTATAAATGTGCAAGATACTGATCACGGCCTCCTTCAACCTCACAAGAAAAGCGAAGAAATTGAAAAAATTTTTCATAGTCATTTTTTCAATGTAAATAAAATTCTCCTACCAGCTAGCAAAGTCTTGGCACGAAATTATCTTGGATTAGATTCCTTTGTAGTTTGGGTTGTTGTTAAAGGGATGATCTCTTTTCAATATCAAGACATGATTGATCATCTTCATACAGGAGAAATTCTACTGATCCCCGCCTCTTTAGATGAAATTTCATTTTACAGCAAACAAGGTTCTGAAATTCTTGAAATCTATAGATCATATGAAGAAAGCTAA
- the rnr gene encoding ribonuclease R encodes MKKAKNKQKNNDKEFLKWSILGLFKQNPYSIYNYRQIAHILGIEKKEREIVLYYLDELIKEKKILTKGRGKYQLNMNLYEDELSTTVEGIIEITASGKGYVLHDEGDILIKPPFLGKALHGDKVLVKLLPRRKNKKPEGKVLEVIERKHKQYVGVIESKIINLSFFIPDDQNIHVNFIIPKENLHGAKHGQKVICKITHWPDQALQPIAEVIHILGEPGNNDVEIKSILANYDFPLTFPKEVLKEAEKIPEKIPEHEIKKRRDFRNIPTFTIDPEDAKDFDDALSFRKLDSNLFEVGVHIADVTHYVKPNSAIDKEAYQRGTSVYLVDRVFPMLPEKLSNHICSLNPHEDKLCFSVVFTMNKQAQIKNYWIGKTIIRSNRRFTYEEAQQIIDTGEGDLVEELLQLNQLARRLREQRLKNGSINFQTQEIKFKLDEQGKPLEIFIKEQKQANELIEDFMLLANKTVAEEVQKLSIDHPKTFVYRIHDEPSPEKLTIFAAYLNKIGYKLQLTSRKKIAHSLNQLFEKVAGKPEQHLIETVAIRTMAKAIYSTYNIGHYGLGFNYYTHFTSPIRRYPDILVHRLLERYMKGLPSVNQEEYEAWCKHCSQMEQKATEAERESIKLKQMEYMSERIGKIFKGVISGVSKWGIYVELEESKAEGLVRLEDMTDDYYYLDEDNYMVIGKRYKTTYRIGDKVTVKIKSIDISRKHMNLILII; translated from the coding sequence ATGAAGAAAGCTAAAAATAAACAAAAGAATAATGACAAGGAGTTTCTTAAATGGAGTATTCTCGGATTGTTTAAGCAAAACCCTTATAGTATTTACAACTATCGACAAATTGCTCACATTTTAGGAATAGAAAAGAAAGAACGCGAAATTGTTCTTTACTACTTAGATGAATTGATAAAAGAAAAAAAAATTCTGACTAAAGGACGAGGTAAATATCAACTCAACATGAATTTGTATGAAGACGAACTTTCAACAACTGTTGAAGGAATTATTGAAATTACAGCCTCTGGCAAAGGTTATGTGCTTCACGATGAGGGAGATATTTTAATTAAACCCCCATTTTTAGGAAAAGCCCTGCATGGAGATAAGGTACTTGTTAAACTTCTTCCCCGACGTAAAAATAAAAAACCTGAAGGTAAAGTATTAGAGGTCATCGAACGTAAACACAAACAATACGTTGGAGTTATTGAGAGCAAAATTATAAATCTCTCTTTTTTCATTCCTGACGACCAAAACATTCACGTCAATTTCATCATCCCTAAAGAAAATCTCCACGGTGCAAAACACGGACAAAAAGTTATTTGCAAAATTACTCACTGGCCTGATCAAGCCCTACAACCCATTGCTGAAGTCATCCATATTCTTGGAGAACCTGGTAACAATGATGTTGAAATTAAGAGTATTCTTGCCAATTATGATTTTCCACTTACTTTCCCGAAAGAAGTCCTTAAAGAGGCTGAAAAAATTCCCGAAAAAATCCCCGAACATGAAATTAAGAAAAGAAGAGATTTTAGAAATATACCAACCTTCACTATTGACCCGGAAGATGCTAAAGACTTTGACGATGCTCTTTCTTTTCGTAAACTAGACAGTAATCTTTTTGAAGTTGGTGTCCATATTGCCGATGTGACCCACTATGTTAAACCCAATTCAGCTATTGACAAAGAAGCATATCAACGAGGAACATCGGTTTATCTTGTCGATCGAGTGTTTCCTATGTTACCAGAAAAACTATCTAATCATATTTGTTCACTCAATCCTCATGAAGATAAATTATGCTTTTCTGTTGTTTTCACCATGAACAAACAAGCTCAAATTAAAAACTATTGGATTGGTAAAACCATCATTCGATCGAACCGTCGCTTTACTTACGAAGAAGCTCAACAAATTATTGATACAGGCGAAGGTGATCTTGTAGAAGAATTGTTACAACTCAATCAACTTGCACGCAGACTGCGAGAACAACGGCTTAAAAACGGCTCTATTAACTTCCAAACTCAAGAAATAAAATTTAAACTGGATGAACAAGGTAAACCTCTTGAAATCTTCATCAAAGAACAAAAACAAGCAAATGAACTTATCGAAGATTTCATGCTACTTGCTAATAAAACCGTCGCAGAAGAAGTACAAAAGTTATCAATCGATCATCCAAAAACTTTCGTCTACCGTATTCATGATGAACCCAGTCCAGAAAAATTAACTATTTTTGCTGCATATCTAAACAAAATTGGCTATAAACTGCAACTAACTTCTCGAAAAAAAATAGCTCATTCTCTCAATCAGCTGTTTGAAAAAGTAGCTGGAAAACCTGAACAACATCTCATAGAAACCGTAGCTATCCGAACCATGGCAAAAGCTATTTACAGTACTTACAACATAGGCCATTACGGACTGGGATTTAATTATTACACCCATTTCACTTCTCCCATACGTCGTTACCCAGACATCCTTGTACATCGACTTCTAGAACGTTATATGAAAGGATTGCCTTCTGTAAACCAAGAAGAATACGAAGCCTGGTGCAAACATTGTAGCCAAATGGAACAGAAAGCTACAGAAGCTGAGCGAGAATCCATTAAGTTAAAACAAATGGAGTATATGTCCGAACGCATTGGGAAGATATTCAAAGGCGTTATTTCTGGTGTCAGCAAATGGGGCATCTACGTCGAACTAGAAGAAAGTAAAGCAGAAGGTCTCGTGCGTCTAGAAGATATGACCGATGACTATTATTACCTCGATGAAGATAATTACATGGTCATCGGAAAACGTTATAAAACCACTTATCGAATAGGAGACAAAGTCACTGTCAAAATTAAAAGTATTGATATCTCCCGAAAACACATGAATTTAATACTCATCATATGA
- a CDS encoding S8 family serine peptidase: MRRLISLITFILIFFGCKHFHGQENYARPYWVFFTEKDTTHFDPYSFFDKKAIQRRLRNHIALYDYDDIPVKSEYIESVRNLCDSVIYPSRWFNAVYIYANESQITQITSFPFVKEVQPAFIDSIQFSINDTLNFDFYSQHFMTQLSMMNANIFLDSGFLGQNVRIAVFDAGFPGVDTILAFKHLRDKKKIIATYDFRKKKEFVYDYNQHGTMVLSCIAGLVPVKKSTARSWERNEAIDTFQFYYHGIALNAEFLLARTEIAPEVKAEEIYWIAALEWADQLGADIVNSSLGYTYHRYFPYQMDGKTTLISKAAAKAMKKGILVINAAGNDGNKAWHVIGAPADADSIISVGGVGPDNMLATNFSSRGPTADGRLKPDVCAAGWAYTINKNGKSTYAAGTSFAAPLVTGFAACLLSADSTTTSSQLYQKLRESGHLYPYFDYAHGYGIPTARKAFKLDTTTQSFDVKTTSDSITFTILKNKLPFSNSVTSDTSFLDRYFYIHCEGTNGILKWYEAYPVSSVQTISYPINQFKKGEVIRCFYHNQYFEYKF, translated from the coding sequence ATGAGAAGATTAATTTCACTAATAACTTTTATTTTAATTTTTTTTGGGTGTAAGCATTTTCATGGACAAGAAAATTATGCCAGGCCTTACTGGGTCTTCTTCACCGAGAAAGATACAACACATTTCGACCCCTATTCTTTTTTTGATAAAAAGGCAATTCAGCGCCGTCTAAGAAATCACATTGCTTTGTACGATTACGATGATATTCCAGTAAAATCTGAATATATTGAATCTGTTCGAAATCTTTGCGACTCTGTCATCTATCCTAGTCGATGGTTTAATGCAGTATATATCTATGCTAATGAATCGCAAATTACACAAATTACTTCTTTTCCATTTGTTAAAGAAGTCCAACCCGCATTTATTGATTCTATTCAATTTAGCATTAACGATACATTGAACTTTGATTTTTATTCTCAACATTTTATGACTCAGCTTTCTATGATGAATGCAAATATTTTTTTAGACTCGGGTTTTTTAGGACAGAATGTTCGAATAGCTGTTTTTGATGCAGGATTTCCTGGGGTTGATACAATTTTAGCTTTTAAACATTTGCGCGATAAAAAGAAAATTATAGCTACCTACGATTTTCGAAAGAAAAAAGAATTTGTATATGATTATAATCAACATGGTACTATGGTGTTAAGCTGTATTGCTGGATTGGTACCTGTCAAAAAATCTACGGCACGTTCATGGGAAAGAAATGAAGCAATAGATACCTTTCAATTTTATTACCATGGAATAGCTTTAAATGCTGAATTCTTATTGGCGAGAACTGAAATAGCTCCAGAAGTAAAAGCTGAAGAGATATATTGGATAGCAGCTCTAGAATGGGCTGACCAACTAGGTGCCGACATTGTCAATAGTAGTTTAGGTTATACTTATCATAGATACTTCCCATATCAGATGGATGGTAAAACTACCTTGATTAGTAAAGCTGCAGCCAAAGCAATGAAAAAAGGTATTCTGGTAATTAATGCTGCCGGAAACGATGGAAATAAGGCGTGGCATGTCATCGGCGCTCCAGCCGATGCTGATAGCATTATTTCAGTTGGAGGGGTAGGTCCTGACAATATGCTTGCCACTAATTTTAGCTCCAGAGGTCCCACAGCAGACGGGCGACTCAAGCCTGATGTTTGTGCTGCCGGATGGGCTTATACCATTAATAAAAATGGCAAATCCACTTATGCAGCAGGTACCTCTTTTGCTGCACCACTTGTAACTGGTTTTGCTGCCTGTTTATTATCGGCAGACAGCACTACGACTTCCTCCCAACTTTACCAAAAATTAAGAGAAAGCGGTCATTTATATCCTTATTTTGATTATGCTCACGGCTATGGTATACCTACCGCTCGTAAAGCATTTAAACTTGATACAACAACACAATCATTCGACGTGAAAACAACATCTGATTCTATCACATTTACTATCTTAAAGAATAAACTTCCTTTCTCCAATTCGGTCACTTCAGATACTTCTTTTTTGGATCGTTATTTTTACATTCATTGCGAGGGTACCAATGGCATACTCAAATGGTATGAAGCTTATCCTGTTTCATCCGTTCAAACCATTTCATATCCAATAAACCAATTCAAAAAAGGAGAAGTTATTCGATGCTTTTACCACAATCAATATTTTGAATATAAATTTTAA
- a CDS encoding DUF364 domain-containing protein: MKKNIIHQYIEFILSNNFLAQKQISYLLIGRNFTLISLENKWWGIALTEHQHCCTQSHEQILFLKAFKRPTVQWLLEHLEQTPYFNSILCALANAWLQEQIDSKSVDFIEKDPVELIDLKGKVVTMVGYFQHYAHLFDDWELNWTVIEKDPQHVAPQHQHKIVLFDTDEWKKKIFHSDVNIITGSTVVNNTLEEIIHYVSPFAINVLTGLTAGGIPEVLAGYPIHFIAGSVVLSPKRTKKLTLLGAPGFAYFKLKALKKIVLTLR; the protein is encoded by the coding sequence GTGAAAAAAAATATTATCCATCAATACATTGAATTTATTCTTTCAAACAATTTCCTAGCCCAAAAGCAAATTAGTTATCTTTTGATAGGACGAAATTTCACGCTAATTTCCCTCGAAAACAAGTGGTGGGGTATTGCCCTGACTGAGCATCAGCATTGTTGTACTCAATCTCATGAACAAATCCTTTTCTTAAAGGCATTTAAGCGTCCTACCGTACAGTGGTTACTTGAACACCTTGAGCAAACACCTTACTTTAATTCTATTCTTTGTGCTCTTGCAAACGCATGGTTGCAAGAACAGATTGATTCAAAATCTGTTGATTTTATTGAAAAGGATCCTGTCGAACTAATTGACCTCAAGGGAAAGGTAGTTACCATGGTAGGATATTTTCAGCATTACGCTCACTTGTTTGATGATTGGGAATTAAATTGGACAGTCATTGAAAAAGATCCTCAGCACGTTGCACCTCAACACCAACACAAAATTGTTTTGTTCGATACAGATGAATGGAAAAAAAAGATATTTCACAGTGATGTAAATATCATCACGGGTTCAACCGTTGTCAACAATACACTGGAGGAAATTATACATTACGTTAGCCCTTTTGCTATTAATGTGCTTACAGGTCTAACAGCAGGAGGTATTCCAGAGGTTTTAGCTGGTTACCCTATACACTTTATTGCTGGTTCGGTCGTCTTATCACCTAAACGTACTAAAAAGCTTACCTTGCTGGGAGCACCCGGTTTTGCTTATTTCAAACTAAAAGCTTTGAAAAAAATTGTCTTAACCCTACGTTGA